The proteins below come from a single Penaeus monodon isolate SGIC_2016 chromosome 23, NSTDA_Pmon_1, whole genome shotgun sequence genomic window:
- the LOC119588363 gene encoding uncharacterized protein LOC119588363, translating to MAANAVAPIVYQLQEGLRNVAMRSLVNSFDLKGLVNKLDIQTLGLVALVAMAAVFLLDLFTKSYAPFGRSLVSSAAHAWDKADQWGLSGSVRGR from the coding sequence ATGGCCGCCAACGCTGTCGCCCCCATCGTCTACCAGCTGCAGGAAGGTCTTCGCAACGTCGCCATGAGGAGCTTGGTCAATTCGTTTGACCTGAAGGGCTTGGTCAACAAGCTGGACATCCAGACGCTGGGCCTGGTGGCGCTGGTGGCTATGGCCGCCGTGTTCCTGTTGGACCTGTTCACCAAGAGCTACGCCCCTTTCGGCAGGAGTTTGGTGTCCTCCGCCGCCCACGCCTGGGATAAGGCTGACCAGTGGGGCCTCAGCGGAAGTGTCCGTGGAAGGTGA
- the LOC119588364 gene encoding uncharacterized protein LOC119588364, with the protein MAANAVAPIVYQLQEGLRNVDLRSLVNSFDLKGLVNKLDIQTVGLVALVAVAAVFLLDLFTKSYAPFGRSLVSSAAHAWDKADQWGLSGSVRGSRSLEPMTKVLDVLAEAVKKWELQEEGVVRHRASGLH; encoded by the exons ATGGCCGCCAACGCTGTCGCCCCCATCGTCTACCAGCTGCAGGAAGGTCTTCGCAACGTCGACCTGAGGAGCTTGGTCAATTCGTTTGACCTGAAGGGCTTGGTCAACAAGCTGGACATCCAGACGGTGGGCCTGGTGGCGCTGGTGGCTGTGGCCGCCGTTTTCCTGTTGGACCTGTTCACCAAGAGCTACGCCCCCTTCGGCAGGAGTCTGGTGTCCTCCGCCGCCCACGCCTGGGATAAGGCTGACCAGTGGGGCCTTAGCGGAAGTGTCCGTGGAAG CCGTTCCCTGGAGCCCATGACGAAGGTCCTGGACGTCCTGGCGGAGGCGGTGAAGAAGTGGGAGTTGCAGGAGGAGGGCGTCGTCAGACATCGTGCTTCTGGTCTTCATTGA
- the LOC119588366 gene encoding uncharacterized protein LOC119588366: MAANAVAPIVYQLQEGLRNVDLRSLVNSFDLKGLVNKLDIQTVGLVALVAVAAVFLLDLFTKSYAPFGRSLVSSAAHAWDKVDQWGLSESTRGSRSLEPVTKVLDALAEAVKKWEAQEEGIVRYRASELH, from the exons ATGGCCGCCAACGCTGTCGCCCCCATCGTCTACCAGCTGCAGGAAGGTCTTCGCAACGTCGACCTGAGGAGCTTGGTCAATTCCTTTGACCTGAAGGGCTTGGTCAACAAGCTGGACATCCAGACGGTGGGCCTGGTGGCACTGGTGGCTGTGGCCGCCGTTTTCCTGTTGGACCTGTTCACCAAGAGCTACGCCCCCTTCGGCAGGAGTCTGGTGTCCTCCGCCGCCCATGCCTGGGATAAAGTTGACCAGTGGGGCCTCAGCGAAAGTACCCGTGGAAG CCGTTCCCTGGAGCCCGTGACGAAGGTCCTGGACGCCCTGGCGGAGGCGGTGAAGAAGTGGGAGGCGCAGGAAGAGGGCATCGTCAGGTATCGTGCATCTGAGCTTCATTGA